From a single Chloroflexia bacterium SDU3-3 genomic region:
- a CDS encoding DNA repair protein yields the protein MAMEQAGLNDTTVAERILMLYDLLSAHLPYEPHWWPIFSADQPFEVVVGAVLVQQTRWEAVEAAVLRLIGRGWLAPAALASADTGELAALIRPCAFPSQKAPGLQAIARHLLAHHGGDAAALLRQGRADARRELLALPRVGRETADTIMLYAGHHPLFIVDAYARRLFDRLGVLPELDVLRMPYDALQDAVERPFAGWAGPIADAPTPHAFFWRLHALIDEACIHHCLTTPRCNLPGARRSFAEQRKCAEHCVGCAGCPLRGVCRAYRAA from the coding sequence GTGGCGATGGAGCAGGCTGGATTGAACGATACGACAGTGGCCGAGCGCATCCTGATGCTCTACGATCTGCTCTCGGCGCACCTGCCCTACGAGCCGCACTGGTGGCCGATCTTCTCCGCCGACCAGCCGTTTGAGGTGGTGGTGGGCGCGGTGCTGGTACAGCAGACCCGCTGGGAGGCGGTGGAGGCGGCGGTGCTGCGGCTGATCGGGCGCGGCTGGCTGGCCCCCGCCGCGCTGGCCAGCGCCGACACGGGCGAGCTGGCCGCGCTGATCCGCCCGTGCGCGTTCCCCAGCCAGAAGGCCCCAGGGCTGCAGGCGATCGCCCGCCACCTGCTGGCGCACCACGGCGGCGACGCCGCCGCGCTGCTGCGCCAGGGGCGGGCGGATGCGCGGCGCGAGCTGCTGGCCCTGCCGCGCGTGGGCCGCGAGACCGCCGACACGATCATGCTGTACGCGGGTCACCACCCGCTGTTTATCGTGGATGCCTACGCGCGGCGGCTGTTCGACCGCCTGGGCGTGCTGCCCGAGCTGGATGTGCTGCGCATGCCCTACGATGCGCTCCAGGATGCGGTGGAGCGACCCTTCGCGGGCTGGGCCGGGCCGATCGCCGACGCGCCCACGCCGCACGCCTTCTTCTGGCGGCTGCACGCGCTGATCGACGAGGCCTGCATCCACCACTGCCTCACCACCCCGCGCTGCAACCTGCCAGGGGCTAGGCGCAGCTTCGCCGAGCAGCGCAAGTGC